One stretch of Tepidibacter hydrothermalis DNA includes these proteins:
- a CDS encoding ABC transporter ATP-binding protein: MIKLFKKLRPFSISIILVIILVFIQTITDLYLPTLMSDIVDTGIVNKDIDYILDIGKRMVLITILGTISAVYASYLSSKIGMGFGTNLRNEVFTKVESFSLHEFDKTGTSSLITRTTNDITQVQTVLITILRMFVRAPIMAVGGIIMAVSKDAKLSLIFVVVIVVLAILISLIGAKSIPLYKLMQVKLDKLNLVLRERLTGIRVIRAFNRVDKEKSKFNDANLDLVDTAIKVNKLMAILMPLMMLIMNFTNVAIIWFGSIRIDNGVMQVGDLMAFIQYAMQIMFSLVMFTMMFILVPRASASAVRINEVLDTNPDINDSDKLENETSKRGYLEFKNVIFSYHGAEEPVLKGVSFCAKPGEVTAIIGGTGCGKSTLVNLIPRFYDVTNGSILVDGVDIKKITQQNLRSKIGLVPQKAVLFTGSISENIRFGNQGANDEQVRHAANIAQATEFIGNMKEGFDSYISQGGTNLSGGQKQRISIARALVRKPEIYVFDDSFSALDFKTDAKLRQALKKETVNDTVIIVAQRVTTVMDANRIIVLEDGNIAGMGTHKELLKSCSVYQEIVSSQLSKEEI, from the coding sequence ATGATTAAGTTATTTAAAAAGTTAAGACCTTTTTCTATATCCATAATTTTGGTAATTATACTTGTATTTATACAAACTATTACGGATTTATACCTTCCTACGTTAATGTCTGACATAGTGGATACGGGTATAGTAAATAAAGATATAGATTATATACTAGATATAGGTAAGCGTATGGTACTGATTACTATATTAGGAACTATAAGTGCTGTTTATGCAAGTTATTTGTCATCAAAAATTGGTATGGGATTTGGAACAAATTTAAGAAATGAAGTTTTTACTAAGGTAGAATCTTTTTCTCTTCACGAATTTGATAAGACTGGAACTTCATCTTTAATAACTAGGACTACTAACGATATAACTCAAGTTCAAACTGTATTAATAACTATATTGAGAATGTTTGTTAGAGCACCTATTATGGCTGTAGGTGGAATTATAATGGCTGTATCAAAGGATGCGAAGTTATCTCTTATATTTGTAGTGGTAATAGTAGTTTTGGCTATTTTGATATCTTTAATAGGTGCCAAAAGTATACCTTTATACAAATTAATGCAAGTAAAGCTTGATAAGTTAAATTTAGTATTAAGAGAGAGATTAACTGGAATCAGAGTTATAAGGGCTTTTAATAGAGTTGATAAGGAAAAATCTAAATTTAACGATGCGAATTTAGATTTAGTGGATACTGCTATTAAGGTAAATAAATTGATGGCTATTTTAATGCCTTTAATGATGTTGATAATGAACTTTACTAATGTAGCTATAATATGGTTTGGATCTATTAGAATAGACAATGGAGTCATGCAAGTTGGAGATTTGATGGCATTTATTCAATATGCCATGCAAATAATGTTTTCTCTTGTTATGTTTACTATGATGTTCATATTGGTACCTCGTGCATCAGCTTCTGCGGTTAGGATAAATGAGGTGTTAGACACAAATCCCGATATTAATGATAGTGATAAATTAGAGAATGAAACTAGTAAACGAGGTTATCTTGAGTTTAAAAATGTAATATTTTCGTATCATGGAGCTGAAGAGCCTGTGTTAAAGGGAGTTTCATTTTGTGCAAAGCCAGGTGAAGTAACAGCTATAATAGGAGGGACTGGATGTGGTAAGTCTACTCTTGTAAATTTAATACCTCGTTTTTATGATGTTACTAATGGAAGTATATTAGTAGATGGAGTTGATATTAAAAAAATAACTCAACAAAATTTAAGGTCAAAAATTGGGTTGGTTCCACAAAAAGCAGTTCTTTTTACTGGATCAATATCTGAAAATATTAGATTTGGAAATCAAGGTGCAAATGATGAACAAGTAAGACATGCAGCTAATATTGCTCAGGCTACTGAATTTATAGGTAATATGAAAGAGGGGTTTGATTCTTATATATCTCAGGGGGGAACTAATTTATCAGGAGGTCAAAAACAAAGAATATCTATAGCTAGGGCTTTGGTTAGAAAGCCAGAGATATATGTATTTGATGACAGTTTTTCTGCACTTGATTTCAAAACTGATGCAAAGCTTAGACAGGCTTTAAAGAAAGAGACTGTAAACGATACTGTGATAATAGTTGCTCAAAGAGTTACGACTGTAATGGATGCAAATAGGATAATTGTTCTTGAAGATGGAAATATAGCGGGAATGGGAACGCATAAAGAATTATTAAAATCATGTAGTGTATATCAAGAAATAGTATCTTCTCAGCTTTCAAAGGAGGAAATCTAA